From Streptomyces sp. NBC_00683, one genomic window encodes:
- a CDS encoding helix-turn-helix domain-containing protein, with product MDREQTAGIAGDLESGQDHREQLPQPAEQPTSLMTRSEELQDAASGLLLPLRVTAPDAHPFRARVESAGDGLVRVGIVRSTPHTVRRGPRIMSSTDPDLFKVTLHRRGSALVSQDGPQRRVATGELLALDTSRAYTLVLPDQCEVVVLGMPRDLLGPHAQALTRRSGTSVPTDAGVRALCAAVLSDAGDHLDALAAPRAARSMADALTGLLISALADVSAESVELPGVSLLERIMEYTLANICDPELTGTAVARAHHISLRRLQQLFQGEERTFQAWLLHERLRRIHRDLSDPALRCRSASAIAEHWGIRDTAHLARRLKKGFGCTVTELRQAGQR from the coding sequence ATGGACCGGGAACAGACTGCGGGCATCGCGGGCGACTTGGAGAGCGGTCAGGACCACCGCGAGCAGCTCCCGCAGCCAGCCGAGCAGCCGACCTCGTTGATGACACGGTCCGAGGAACTGCAGGACGCGGCGTCCGGCCTGCTCCTGCCGCTGCGGGTGACCGCCCCGGACGCCCACCCTTTCCGGGCCCGCGTCGAATCCGCCGGGGACGGCCTCGTACGCGTGGGCATCGTGCGGTCCACCCCGCACACGGTCCGCCGGGGGCCACGCATCATGTCCTCGACCGACCCCGACCTATTCAAGGTCACCCTCCACCGCCGCGGTAGCGCCCTGGTCAGCCAGGACGGACCGCAGCGCCGGGTGGCCACCGGCGAACTGCTCGCCCTGGACACGAGCCGCGCCTACACGCTGGTCCTTCCCGACCAGTGCGAAGTGGTCGTCCTCGGTATGCCCCGGGATCTCCTCGGCCCGCACGCCCAGGCCCTGACCCGGCGCAGTGGGACCAGCGTTCCCACGGACGCGGGGGTACGTGCCCTGTGCGCCGCGGTGCTGTCCGATGCAGGTGACCACCTCGACGCCCTCGCCGCCCCCCGCGCCGCGCGCTCGATGGCCGACGCGCTGACCGGCCTGCTGATCAGCGCCCTGGCCGACGTCTCGGCCGAGAGCGTTGAACTGCCTGGAGTCTCCCTCCTTGAACGGATCATGGAGTACACCCTGGCCAATATCTGTGACCCGGAGTTGACGGGCACGGCCGTCGCCCGCGCCCACCACATCTCCTTACGTCGACTGCAACAGCTCTTCCAGGGCGAGGAACGCACCTTCCAGGCCTGGCTGCTGCACGAGCGCCTTCGCCGCATCCACCGAGACCTGAGCGACCCCGCCCTCCGGTGCCGGTCGGCCTCGGCGATCGCGGAGCATTGGGGAATCCGAGACACAGCCCACCTGGCCAGGCGCCTGAAAAAGGGGTTCGGCTGCACAGTCACCGAACTCCGCCAGGCCGGCCAAAGGTGA
- a CDS encoding glycosyltransferase — translation MKLLFMPYASTSGTWGSTVYLLAIARAARQRGHEVLFHACAPSSRLLVENGFEVRDFEGATGPDPDARGAIRDIYDVFTTLGLDRPDYWRHLLEIERDVIEDVQPDVVIADMRPTAAISARRCGVPTVGLASIGTDPRLQKRPEDQALDELARESARPYLGDTVESLPDLLFWSADRKIATSFAQFEPELSDVPGIRYIGYLDGTNRRGLGDLPPRPERLVLAYLSTVGWNSDTMVRSLARSAELAGVHVWCVTNANGRMVDVGDHLRLFDYLPLDELLPESDGLLFHGGQGTALASLFHGIPAIACPGQNYERQYNADRIEGLGCGVHASVMDLRPRTLSGLFSRIVDDPGVRTAARSAQALLRALPGSAGAVDVIESRRP, via the coding sequence ATGAAGCTGCTCTTTATGCCCTACGCCTCGACGTCCGGGACCTGGGGATCCACCGTCTACCTCCTCGCGATCGCGCGGGCGGCCCGGCAGCGCGGCCACGAGGTCCTGTTCCACGCATGCGCCCCGAGTTCACGGCTGCTCGTCGAGAACGGATTCGAGGTCCGCGACTTCGAGGGCGCCACCGGCCCCGACCCGGACGCTCGCGGTGCCATCCGCGACATCTACGACGTCTTCACCACTCTCGGCCTCGACCGGCCCGACTACTGGCGCCATCTCCTCGAGATCGAACGCGATGTGATCGAGGACGTACAACCTGACGTCGTCATCGCTGACATGCGTCCCACCGCGGCCATTTCGGCCCGACGCTGTGGTGTCCCTACCGTGGGGCTTGCCTCGATCGGAACCGATCCGCGTCTGCAGAAGCGGCCGGAGGACCAGGCTCTCGACGAACTCGCACGGGAGTCGGCCCGTCCCTACCTGGGCGACACGGTCGAATCCCTGCCTGATCTCCTGTTCTGGTCGGCCGACCGGAAGATAGCCACCAGCTTCGCCCAGTTCGAGCCCGAACTGAGCGATGTCCCGGGCATCCGGTACATCGGGTACCTAGACGGTACGAACCGCCGAGGGCTCGGCGACCTGCCGCCCCGGCCCGAGCGTCTGGTACTCGCATACCTGAGCACCGTGGGATGGAACTCGGACACCATGGTGCGTTCGCTCGCGCGCAGCGCCGAACTCGCCGGCGTTCACGTCTGGTGTGTCACCAACGCCAACGGCCGGATGGTGGACGTCGGCGATCATCTCCGCCTCTTCGACTACCTTCCGCTGGACGAGCTGCTCCCCGAATCCGACGGGCTGCTTTTCCACGGCGGGCAGGGAACGGCGCTGGCCTCCCTCTTTCACGGTATCCCGGCCATTGCCTGCCCCGGCCAGAACTACGAGCGCCAGTACAACGCCGATCGCATCGAAGGCCTGGGGTGCGGTGTGCACGCCTCCGTCATGGACCTGCGACCGCGGACGCTCTCCGGACTTTTCTCCCGGATAGTCGATGACCCGGGAGTCCGGACAGCTGCCCGGTCGGCGCAAGCGCTGCTGCGTGCACTGCCCGGAAGTGCGGGCGCGGTCGATGTCATCGAGAGCAGGCGGCCCTAG
- a CDS encoding phosphotransferase family protein, producing the protein MPNSFVATVLRKFGVIAEESEGYLESRSGAGIHPVRTADGQSAFLKLTPAAQGPDALAAARRELLFYQRLAPSAPVRSPELLTSADTEDGLAILLAAAGKPLPVTAWTPGMWAALGLELAALHGMPLPADAGPGRPDALRQAMAEPDLPAIEAFWAPTLPLLAEIVSRRAELERQSEALPRVFIHGDCHTDNITHSGESLVLLDWQVSGSGRPVSDLAFLNVRAVPAGVTAPPELLDAYLSGCPHDRRTLELALLAEELAVFVFQWPPFAAYNNPTGIDRVRQRTRDLSERWFDARNEAGGKR; encoded by the coding sequence ATGCCGAATAGTTTTGTCGCGACGGTGCTGCGGAAGTTCGGGGTGATCGCCGAGGAGTCCGAGGGGTACCTCGAGTCCCGGTCGGGCGCGGGCATCCACCCCGTGCGTACGGCCGACGGGCAGTCCGCCTTCCTCAAGCTCACCCCCGCCGCACAGGGACCGGACGCCTTGGCGGCAGCGCGGCGGGAGTTGCTCTTCTACCAGCGTCTCGCGCCGAGCGCCCCTGTGCGCTCGCCGGAGCTTCTCACCTCCGCGGACACCGAAGACGGCCTGGCCATCCTCCTCGCGGCCGCGGGCAAGCCCTTGCCCGTCACCGCATGGACGCCGGGCATGTGGGCGGCTCTCGGCCTCGAACTGGCCGCCCTGCACGGCATGCCTCTCCCGGCGGATGCCGGCCCGGGCCGGCCCGATGCGCTGCGGCAGGCCATGGCCGAGCCCGATCTGCCGGCGATCGAGGCCTTCTGGGCCCCGACCCTTCCGCTGCTTGCCGAGATCGTCTCCCGGCGTGCCGAGCTGGAGCGGCAGTCGGAGGCACTCCCAAGGGTGTTCATCCACGGTGACTGCCACACTGACAACATCACGCACTCCGGCGAGTCACTGGTCCTTCTCGACTGGCAGGTATCGGGCTCCGGCCGCCCCGTGTCCGACCTGGCCTTCCTCAACGTCCGCGCCGTGCCTGCCGGGGTGACCGCCCCGCCGGAGTTGCTCGACGCGTACCTCAGTGGCTGTCCACACGATCGCCGCACGCTGGAGCTCGCCCTGCTGGCCGAAGAGCTCGCCGTCTTCGTCTTCCAGTGGCCGCCCTTCGCTGCCTACAACAATCCGACGGGAATCGATCGCGTCCGGCAGCGGACGCGTGACCTCTCCGAGCGGTGGTTCGATGCTCGGAACGAGGCGGGAGGAAAACGCTGA
- a CDS encoding glycosyltransferase family 2 protein translates to MDISVVIPTRDKARHLERTLESLTLQELPNGTYEIIVVDNGSTDETPDVIDRYRRLDPRVRSVTVTQPNRALARNSGIAEATGEIVLFIDDDCICPRTLLHQHLAQHRKSTDNTVVLGARREVFSLLPVDDTLTEAIKNASTGLDPRLTSTPTYQNVSLWDIWDIRHRIDTIEAAAGNWPTTPANDEHLDVIARGGSVAPWISLTSCHCSVPIELCRSVGSFDEQFLGWGEEDAELAYRLWKAGASFVALPSVPVLHQAHPRPRKTNTQSWYLNYVRASEKHPGTDWYLRWRVSVGYLTPLQYESTLRDVMGGDTRREAAIKRSYETFVRVWPSIKYGALLKSGGGGKSPV, encoded by the coding sequence ATGGACATCAGCGTTGTCATCCCCACACGCGACAAGGCAAGGCACCTCGAACGGACGCTGGAATCCCTGACACTGCAGGAACTACCCAACGGCACCTACGAGATCATCGTCGTCGACAACGGATCGACCGACGAGACCCCCGACGTCATCGACAGGTACCGCCGGCTCGACCCCCGCGTGCGCTCCGTCACCGTCACCCAGCCCAACCGGGCCCTCGCCCGCAACTCCGGCATCGCCGAAGCGACCGGAGAAATCGTCCTGTTCATCGACGACGACTGCATCTGCCCACGCACCCTGCTCCACCAACACCTCGCCCAGCACCGGAAATCCACCGACAACACCGTCGTACTCGGAGCCAGGCGCGAAGTGTTCTCCCTGCTCCCCGTCGACGACACCCTCACCGAAGCCATCAAGAACGCCAGCACCGGACTCGACCCCAGACTCACCTCGACACCCACTTACCAGAACGTCTCCCTCTGGGACATCTGGGACATCCGCCACAGGATCGACACCATCGAAGCCGCAGCCGGGAACTGGCCCACCACGCCGGCCAACGATGAGCATCTGGATGTCATCGCCCGGGGCGGCAGTGTGGCGCCCTGGATCAGCCTGACGAGCTGTCACTGTTCGGTACCGATCGAACTGTGCCGGTCGGTGGGGTCCTTCGACGAGCAGTTCCTCGGATGGGGCGAGGAGGACGCGGAGCTGGCCTATCGCCTGTGGAAAGCAGGCGCTTCATTCGTTGCTCTGCCTTCGGTGCCCGTCCTGCACCAGGCTCACCCCCGGCCCCGGAAGACGAACACACAGAGCTGGTACCTCAACTATGTCCGGGCCTCGGAGAAGCACCCCGGCACCGACTGGTACCTGAGGTGGCGGGTGTCCGTGGGTTACTTGACACCGCTGCAGTACGAGAGCACGCTCCGCGACGTCATGGGGGGAGACACCCGGCGTGAGGCCGCAATCAAAAGGTCGTACGAGACGTTCGTTCGGGTATGGCCGTCCATCAAATACGGTGCACTGCTGAAATCCGGAGGCGGCGGCAAATCACCGGTGTGA
- a CDS encoding glycosyltransferase has translation MDISVVIPTRDKARHLERTLESLTLQELPNGTYEIIVVDNGSTDETPDVIDRYRRLDPRVRSVTVTQPNRALARNSGIAEATGEIVLFIDDDCICPRTLLHQHLAQHRKSTDNTVVLGARREVFSLLPVDDTLTEAIKNASTGLDPRLTSTPTYQNVSLWDIWDIRHRIDTIEAAAGMHDKAARAEHLDLIAEGGSVAPWLSFLTCHVSVPIELCRSVGSFDDQFLGWGEEDTELGYRLWQTGASFVALPGTPVYHQVHSRPDSDDNQSWFVNYVRATEKHPSTDWYLRWRVSLRYISHIDYEDILREVMAGDVRRKAHIKRQYDTFVRFWPSMKYGGTRGTAGESATPTRR, from the coding sequence ATGGACATCAGCGTTGTCATCCCCACACGCGACAAGGCAAGGCACCTCGAACGGACGCTGGAATCCCTGACACTGCAGGAACTACCCAACGGCACCTACGAGATCATCGTCGTCGACAACGGATCGACCGACGAGACCCCCGACGTCATCGACAGGTACCGCCGGCTCGACCCCCGCGTGCGCTCCGTCACCGTCACCCAGCCCAACCGGGCCCTCGCCCGCAACTCCGGCATCGCCGAAGCGACCGGAGAAATCGTCCTGTTCATCGACGACGACTGCATCTGCCCACGCACCCTGCTCCACCAACACCTCGCCCAGCACCGGAAATCCACCGACAACACCGTCGTACTCGGAGCCAGGCGCGAAGTGTTCTCCCTGCTCCCCGTCGACGACACCCTCACCGAAGCCATCAAGAACGCCAGCACCGGACTCGACCCCAGACTCACCTCGACACCCACTTACCAGAACGTCTCCCTCTGGGACATCTGGGACATCCGCCACAGGATCGACACCATCGAAGCCGCAGCCGGCATGCACGACAAAGCGGCGCGCGCCGAGCACCTGGACCTCATAGCCGAGGGTGGCAGTGTGGCGCCCTGGCTCAGTTTCCTGACGTGCCACGTCTCCGTTCCGATCGAACTGTGCCGGTCGGTGGGTTCCTTCGACGACCAGTTCCTCGGATGGGGCGAGGAGGACACCGAACTCGGATACCGCTTGTGGCAGACAGGCGCCTCGTTCGTCGCCCTTCCCGGAACCCCGGTCTATCACCAGGTGCATTCCCGGCCTGATTCCGATGACAACCAGAGCTGGTTCGTCAATTACGTCCGTGCCACCGAAAAGCATCCCAGCACCGATTGGTACCTGCGATGGCGAGTGTCCCTCCGCTACATCTCGCACATCGACTACGAGGACATCCTGCGCGAGGTCATGGCAGGTGATGTCCGCCGCAAGGCCCATATCAAGCGCCAGTACGACACGTTCGTGCGCTTCTGGCCGTCCATGAAATATGGCGGGACCCGCGGGACTGCCGGTGAATCGGCGACCCCGACGCGACGGTGA